The region CACCAACCCTGCCGGACTCGACCCGGCCGCGCGGCCGAAGCGTCGCACCTTCAGCCCCGAGTACAAGCTGCGGATCGTGGCCGAGTACGACGCCGCACCCCACAACGAGAAGGGTGCGGTCCTGCGCCGCGAACGCCTGTACCACTCGCACGTCAAGGAATGGCGGGGCGCGCGGGACGCCGGGGCCCTGGAGAGCCTGGTTGACAAGCGCACCAGCCCGGCGAGGCCGAAGAGGTCCGCAGCCGAGGCGGAGAACGAGAGGCTGCGCCGCCGGGTGGAACGGCTGGAGAAGGAACTGGCCCGGAACAAGGCTGCGCTGGAGGTCATGGGAAAAGCTTCTGCGCTCTTGGAAATGATCTCCGAGGGCGCGGACTGAACGCTGCCGCCGAACCGGTGGTCGACGACGCGTTCACCGGCGTCGAGTACGAGCTCGGTGTCACGGCGGCCTGCCGGCTGACCGGCCGTTCTCGGGCCACCCACTACCGCCGCCTGCGGCCCCCGTCCGAGCGAAAGCCCAGGAAACCGCAGGTCCAGCCCTCGTCCCTCACACCGGAGGAACGGGCGGCGGTCCTGGAGCTGATGAACTCGGGCGAGTACGCCGAGCTGCCGCCCGCGCAGATCTGGGCCCGCGAGCTGGATGCCGGGCGCTACCACTGTTCGGTCTCCACGATGTACCGGATCCTGCGCGAGAAGGGGCAGTCCGGCGACCGCCGCCGCCAGGCCACCCACCCGGCGAAGACGGTGCCCGAGCTGGTCGCCACCGGGCCCTCGCAGGTGTTCACCTGGGACATCACCAAGGCGGCCGGGCCCGCCAAGGGCGTCTGGTATCACGCCTACGTCATCATCGACATCTTCAGCCGCTACATCGTCGGCCATACCGTCGAGGCCGCCGAATCAGCGGTGCGGGCCGAGGAGTTGATCCGGGAGACCATCGCCGGCAACGGCATCGTGCCCGAGACCGTGCACGCCGACCGCGGCACGTCGATGACCTCCAAGAAGGTCTCTCAACTGCTGATCGACCTCGGGGTGACGAGGTCGCACTCAAGGCCGAAGGTCTCCAACGACAACCCCTACAGCGAGGCCCACTTCAAGACCGTGAAGTACATGTCCGACTACCCCGAGCGGTTCGATTCGCTGGCCCATGCCCGCGAGTGGTTCGATGCGTTCATCGCGTACTACAACCACGAACACCGACATTCGGGCATCGGCTGGCATACACCCGCCAGCGTGCACTTCGGCACCGCCGAGGAGGTCCGAGACCAGCGGGCCGTCACCCTCGCCGACGCATACGCCCGCCATCCCGAACGCTTCGGCAGACGCCCCCGACCACCACGGATACCCCAGCAGGCGTGGATCAACGACCCGGCCAAGCGCCGCGACCCCGCACCACAAACCTCATAGCGTCACGACCGTCTCACTGGACTTGAAATCTTCCGCTACCCCGCTCTGTGCGCCGCGCTGCAGGAACGGGTGCTACACGCGGACACTGGGGTAGACGCCGCTGGAGTGTTCCGGATGGTCGAGGAGCTTGCCCAGGAGTGGGGTCCACGGGGCGGTGCGATCGACGCTGCCATGCTGCGTAACCGGCTGCGTGCAAGGGGCGTCGCGCTTCGTGGCGATCCGCCGGCCCGGTCTGCCGTGGTGGTCCGCCAACGCGATGAACAGCCTGGGGCGGAAAAGCTCAGCCAGGCAGCACAGGTGCAGACCCTAACCAGCCGCCCCGGCCGTCCCGCGCGGTCGGATGTGATCGGAGAACTGCAGCCCTCCGATGCGCTGCGCTTGGAAGTACACCCTGCTGTGGATGCGGATGTCGGATCCGGTGCGCTCGCTGCGCTTCCTCCCTACATTGCACGCCCTGATGGCCTGGACGGCCGGCTGCGGCGCATGGTGGCTCAGTCGGCCAACGGGAGCCGCCTGGTAATGGTGGTGGGCGGGTCCTCCACCGGGAAAACACGAGCCTGCTGGGAAGCGGTGCGGGCCGAACTCGCCTCTTGGCGCATTGTGCATCCGCTGGCTCCGGACCGGCCCGCAGCTCTCCTGCGCGCCTTGCAGGATGACGTGCTGGAGCCGCACACGGTGCTGTGGCTGAACGAAGCCCAGTTGTATCTCATGGTGAAGGACTACACGACCCAGGTTGCATCAGCACTTCAGGCCCTTTTGACGGACAGCCAGCGCGGCCCCGTTCTAGTCCTGGGCACCATGTGGCCGACGTACTGGAACCACCTGGCGGACGAACCGGCGGAGGAGGACGAACTGCACGACGGAATGGGCGCCGTGCATCAGCTTTCCGATCTTGCCCTGACCATCACGATGCCTCCCGCGTTCAATGCGCGAGAACTGGCTGCTGCTGCAGCGCTAGTCGCCTCTGACCCGCGCCTGAGACTGGCTCGAAGTCGTGCCGCCAGCGGACGCATCACTCAGTTCCTGGCCGGCGCCCCGCACCTGGTGCGCCGATACGAACAGTCCGATGGGGCCGCTCGCGCCATCCTTCATGCCGCCATGGACGCGCGCCGATGCGGACACGGACCACTGCTGACCGAAGAATTCCTACGGACCGCAGCCGAGGGCTATATCGATGAGGCCACATGGCACACGCTGGACGAGGGCTGGTTCACCGCCAGCCTGGCCGAGGTCCTCAAGCCGCGCCGTAAGCTGCCAGGGCCGCTGACACGGTACCGGCCCCGTCCAGGTGAGCCATCCCCGGATAGCCCGTTGTACCAGCTGGCTGACATCCTTCACGAGAAGAGCCGGACAACCAGGAAAAGGAAGCCTCCTGCCTCCTCTCTGTGGGTCGCGGCAGCGACACACTCCCGCACGGACGCTGATATGCGGGAACTCGCTGAGGCTGCGCGCACTCACCAGGCGGACTGTGAGGCGCTATATCTGAGGGCAGCCTCGGGTAGTGACGCCTCCTTGCTCACGTGGTTCATCCGCCGCCTCATCGCCCTCAAGCAGTTCCGACGTGCGGAAGAACTCATCGAAGAGCGTTGTCTCTCCGGATTACTTCTCGGCGAGCTCTCCTCAGCTGTTGGCCTTTCTGGACAGTACGGGGACAGTGAACGCCTGGCCCGCCGGGCGTTCGCCGTCAGCGGTGACCGATACGGTCACCGTCGCCTGACCCACCACCTGCTGAGTCTGGGCATGCGCCGCGATGCGACACGCCTCTACTCCTGGGCCGCCGACCACGGCGACCCGTCGGCTGCTCGTTGGCTCGTCGGGCACTACGAGGCCCAAGGCGACCGGATCACCGCAGAACAGCTGGCGTGCGCCGCTCTCACACAGCACAGTAGCCCCGCCGCCCTTCTCGCCCTGGCTCGGTCCCGTGTTGCTGCCGGAGAAGTCACCGACGCGGCGAGACTGTGCCAGATCATTGCTGACCGTGGCCATGCCGACGTCCTCGTCGCGCGCGCACGCGAGAGTTCAGACCACCGGGATCACGCCGCCGCGCTGTGCTTCTACCGTGCTGCTGCCGCGGTCGAGCACCCCAAGGCCCTGGAGTGGATGTCATGGCGCTGTGATGGGCAAGGCGACCGCCAGGGCGCTGAAGACCTGGCACACGCCGCAGCCGGACGCGGCAACAGCCACGCCCTGCACGGCCTCGCCCACCTCAGATTTGCCAAGGGCCATCTCCAGGACGCCGAACGCCTGAACCGCGCTGCCGCACAAGCAGGATCACTGTCCGCCCGTGAATGGCTCGCCCGTAGAAGCCTGTTCGCATAAAGCCCGCGCCGACGCGATCTCACGCCGCCAGGCCGGGTGCCGGCCCCTCACCCGTTATCCGGCGTGTCGTGCCCTTGAACTGTCGACGGTCGCGTAATACGTGACCGCTCACATGAACTTCGTCCTCACCTGGGCAGTCCTCCGCACCATGGGCATCCGGCCGGCCTGGATCACTGCTCTGCTCGGCACCGGCATCGGCTGGTATCTGGTCCAGAGCATCAACGTGGCCCAGTTGCTCCACGGGGGCGCATTGGTGCTGTCCGTTGTACGGGGGGCGGATATGCGCGGCGAAGGTCGGCAAGTAGCTCCTCGATTAGTGCCTCCTCGTAGGCGGGTCGGCCGGATACGCGCATGGCGGCGGCGAGCGCGGGGTCCCACGGGGTCTCGCCGAGACAGTGGGCGTCCAGGACGCCTGGTTCGAAGGGTGCTGGGTGCAGGCTGGCGGTGTAGTCGTCGGCTGTCATGCGCCACACCACGGCTTGGGGAACGGTGGCGAGGACAGCGCGTACGAGAGCGAGACCCGCGCAGTCGAAGTCGGCCCGCACGGCGATGCGCCACCCCGCCGCCGCCAGGCGTGCGACGGCGTCCAGTTCCGTACGCGATGGCGTCCCCACCGTGCACAGCAGCCGTACGGTGCCCGGGGCGCCGTTCAGGGCCGCTGCGGCGACCGAGGGGTTCTCGGTGAGGAAGACCCACCGGTCTTCGCTGTGCCGGGGGGCGGGCCAGACGGCGCGGTGCAGCACCCACGGGATGAGGAAGTTGGGCTGACCGGGGGGGATGTGCCAGCCGGTGGGATGGACGCCCAGGGTGAGCAGTCCGCCGGTGAAGGTGTCGAGGTCGACGCCGAGCCGGTCCCAGGCCTCCCGGACCGATGTGCTGGCCCCGGCGTCGGCTCGGGCCGCGGCGGCTTCGGCGAGGACGAGCGCCGCCAGTTCGGTGCCGGCATCCAGGGCGTGGGGGTTGCCAGCGGCCGCGTGCGCCAGGAGGCGTCGGTCCGCGCGTGCCGAGGCGGGCAACTGGTGCAGGACGGCGAAGGCGGTTGTCAACAGCCGTTCGGGGTTTGGGTGCTGCAGGAGGCGGGCGAGGCTGCCGCGGCGGCGCAGGATGTCCCAGCCGGTGTCCTCCGGCCGCAACGGCGCGGCGGGGGGCAGGGCGCGCGCCAGACGGCTGCGCAGGTGCTGCAGGGTGGTGAGGCGGGCGGTGAGCCGGGCCTTGTCGGCGACGCGGTCGGCCAGGGGTCTGCCGAGCGCGTGGGCGGCTACCGCGCCTGGCGTCAGGTGCGGTCCCCGGCGCCGCAGAGCCTGAGTGAAGCGTTGCAGGTCGATGCGGTGGGTGCGGCCGGCGGCCAGCGGACGCGGGGCCAGCAGGCCGATGACGGCGGCGCGCTGGGCGGAGGCATCCGGCGGGATGATCGTGATCGTGCGGCTGTCCATGGCCGCGTCCCCGCGCTGGTCGGCTCGCAGGGCGATCTGCTCCCACAGCCAGCGCACGTCGGGGGAGAGCAGAGTGGCCAGATCAGCATTCCGGCATGCCCCGTTGTGGCAGAGCTGCGCGGGGCAGTCGGCCCGGTCGCTGGCAGTGGGGCTCATGACGTGCCGGCCGGGGACGTCGCGGGGTGGCCGGTAGCCTGCTGGAGCAGGGGACTGTAGGCGCGGACGGGGAAGGCGATAACGGTGTCGTTCGGGGCTTTCTCAAGTTCGAAGATGTCGATGCCGTCCCAGGCGCCTGGGGAGCCGTCCCAGTTGTGGCTGGTGCTCATCAGGTCCAGGTCGAGGCTTTCGAGGTAGGCGGCGATGCCGTCTCTGCCCTGGTCGTCGACGTCGCCGGGGACTTCGTCCAGAGCGCACAGGCGTGCCGCGTGCGGGGGCAGGTCGCGGTACTCGGCGGCCAGTGCGGCGAGCATGGGTGCGAGGACGATCAGGCGGCTCTCGCCCTTGGAGACGGTCACGCCGCGCGCGCCCCACGTTTCCTGCTTGGTCGTGCCGCTCCGGGTGATCTTGTACTGGACCTTGATCCAGTTGCGGATGTCGATGGCTTCGGCCAGCCGGTCAGCCTGGCTGCGGGGTTCGGTTGTGTCCGCCCCGGTCTCGCCAAGTCGCATCACCGCCAGGAGTTCCTGCCCGATGCGGCGTTGTTCCTCCGGGGTGCGTTCGGCATCTCCCTTTTCGCACGTCAGGTGGTGGATGGTGGCGAGGGAGGGCGGCAGGTCCTTGCGCAGGACAAGGCTGATCTGGACGCCGACTCCGGAGGAAGCTGCGGCCAGCTTCATCTGCTCGTTAATTTCACCGACCCAGTCCTGCAGGTCGACCCAGGCGGTGCCGACGGCCGCGGGGATCTGGCCGAGGATGAAGTTCTCCAGGGCGTTCTCGTCGGCCTGGCTGTAGGCCCGTTCTGCTTCCGCCCGGCGTTCTGCAGCCATCCCCGCGGCGGCGTGCGGGGACATGCGCCGTCCAGCCAGGGACAACCGGTGGCTCGGCATGCGCTCGAGGGCCAGCCCGTGTCCGAGGTGCCAGTCCTCGTCCGGAGCGGCGGCCAGGTGAAGGCGCAGAGCGTCGCCGCACGCCTCGATGCCCGCGGGCGGCTGCGGGACGGACAGCAGGCGGGCGCGCAGCTCCTTGAGCCAGGACGCGACACCGCCGTGGTCCGCCGCGTCGTCCCCTCCCGTAGCCGAGAGGGCTTCAGCAAGGCCGTCGAGTGTCAGGCAATGGCGCACTGCCGCAACGGACGCCTCCGCTCGGGGCCGGCTCTCCTGCAGACGGCGTGCGGCCTCCTTCTGCGCCTGGCCCGCCGCGGCTGTTTCGGAGGCCGCCTCCTCCAGTTCCTTGCGAACCCTCCTCAGTCGCTCCCTCACATCCGTGTGTGCCTGCCGGGCCGCCACCGCCTCCTGAACCAGCGTGAGTTCGTCCATACCGCTGCGCTGCCGGCAGGCCTCCAGCGCGGCGCGTGCATCGCAGAGTTGTCCGAAGCTGTCCAGGGCCGCGCGTCCGGTGAGCTGGGCTTGGTCGTGTGTGTCAGCCGCGTGTTGCGCCGCGTCCCGCACGTCGTCGAGGAGGTTGCTGGCGCCGCGCATCTGCTGCGCGGCCCGGTCGAAGAGGTCGGCGCGGCGGCCGGACGCCTCGCACTCTTCGCGCACCAAAGGGAGGCTGTCGGGCAGCCCGTAGCCGGCGGCCTGCTGACGCCACTGCATCAGCGCCTTTCGGGCCTGTGCTTCCTTCTCCTGGGCCAGTCTGTCCTCTGCGCACGCGTGGTTTCGGGCTTCCTGCTCGGACACGGCGCACTCGGCACGGATGGTCTCTGCCTGCATCGCGTCGCGGGATTGCTCGTTGGGGAAGCGGTCGGCAAGCTGCTTCAGCAGCTCCGCGTAGTCGGCGAAACGAGCCGCGGTCCGCGACAGGCGCGCTGCCCGCAGTTCGAGACGCTCGCTCTCGCGCCGCAGCTCTGCAACACGCCGCAGAGCTGCGGCGTGCCGGGCTTCGCTTCCGATGTGCTGGGCAACTGGTGCGCCGTGTACTGCGTGCGGCGGCCGGGCGAGAAGAGGCCCGCAGCGGTAGGTGCCGTCGGCGCCGATGAGCAGTTCCGGCCGAGTGCCCGTCTCGTTCCCGTCGGCGGTCGGTGCGTACGCGATGTGCTTCAGAACGGCCTCGGCGACGTTGCTCAGCCGGTGGCCAGGGACAGGCGTCAGGATGGAGGCGAGACTGTCCTCCACGGGTAGTTCTGGTCCCCGCGGCTCGACCTGCCAGCCTTCGCCGCCCCTGAGGCCTCGCGGTGACAGCTGTGCGGAGAGCAGGCCCGCGCCAGCCATGGCGGCTTCCGCAGCGTTCCGGGCCGGCCCGGCCGGGAGGGCACCAGGGCGCCAGTCGACAGCGAGGGCGAAGCAGTCGCTCTCGTCTGCGGTCTCAAGCCATGCCGGACCGGGCAGTGACGGCAGTTTCCCGCTGGCCCACAGCCGGGCCTGCTCTGCGGCTAGAGCCGCGTCCTTCCGGGTGACCGCGGCGAGTTGCCGGTAGTGCTCGCCTCGCTGCCGCCCGCGAGAGATGGCGCCGGCTGCACCGGCGCTCACGCGTTTGCCCAGGGCGGCAGCCTCATGCACCGCGGCGGTGAACTCCGCGTCCTCCCTCCATGCCCGGGCCTGGGCCCCGATGGCTGCCAAGTCGAAGAGGGGAATGCGCACCGCGCTCTGTGCCGAAACAGTCCAGGCTTGCACGGCCTCCGACAGAGCGGCCACCTTAGCGAGTGCGTCATCGTGAGCTGCGCGGTGCCGGGTGATGGCCCGGTCCGCGCTCCCGGCGACGGAGTCCGCTCTTACGCGTGCCTCCTTGCCGTCCTGCTGCAACTCCTCGACGGCCTCGTGAGCCAGCATGAGCACCGAGGCGTTCTTACCCCGCTGGCGCAGGCGGCGTTCCGCATCCGCGAGAGCCGCCACCGACTCCTCCACCGAGCTCGGATCGGTTTCGGCAGTGATCTCGGTGAGCGGACCGAAGCTGCGCGTACCGATCGTCACCGGGGCCTGCTCGACGCGCCGCATCCTGACCGGTGAGGCCACCACGCCGGGCGCGCCCGCTTCCGCGCAGGCGTGCGCCACGCTCTCCACCACCTCGCGCACACCGTCCACCGCCACCTCCAGACGGGTGGCGGCTGCCCCCGCTGCCGAGCAGTGAGCGTCCAGCAATGCCTCGCTCTGCTGGTGCCGCGCTTCGCTTGCCTCGGCCTTCTCGCGGGCACGGGCCACATCGCTGGAAGCCGCATCCCGTTCCAGGGCCTGTGCGCGCGAGGCCGTCTCCCGCTCCGCCACGTCGAGTTGGTCGACGAGCGCCGCCAGTTCGGTACGCGTGCGCCCCGAAGCCTCGGCGTGCGCGTTCGCGTCCTTGATCTCACCCTCGGCCTGCAGAAGGACCGCTGTGTGGGCCAGGGCGTCCTCCGTCTCGCTCAGTACCGTGCGTGCGCAGGCGTACAGCCAGGCCGAAGAGAGGTCTTGGAGGAGGGCAGAGGTCTTCCCAGCCCGCACGTACCGTGCGCGGGTGGCCTCGGCGGCGGCCAGCGCCTGCCGGGTCACACGCAGGACCTCGGGGCTGACGCGCGGCAGGACCTCGTGCAGTTCCTGCTCGGCCTGAAGCGGCGTCAGGTCGGCGAGCAGACCAGGGTTGCGCACCTTCTTGATACGCCGGGCGATCTGCTGGAGCCGGGCGGGAGCACAGCCGAAGACACGGTCGGCGAGATCGGCCACGTAGCCGTCCAGGCTGTCGAAGACCGTGCCGCCGTGCCCGGTGACGTACTGCGTGAACGCCTCGATGCTGAGCGTGCTCAGATCGTCGACGTCCGAACCCGGTACGAGGGGCATCCGGAAACCAGCCCGCGTCACAGACGGGCTGGTGCCCTGCGCGTAGTCCAGACGCAGGCCGTAGTGCACGATGCCGGTGCCGGTATCCGGACCTGCCTGGGGCGGGCGAAAACTCAGCCACACATAGCCGACCCGGCGCCGTCCCGAACTGCCGTATCTCATCAGGGACTCCAGCGTGGTGCTCCGGTTCTTCCCCGAGCTGAGGTGCTGCACCGTGGTGGGGTCCAGCAGGTGAGGGCACAGTTTTTCCAGCAGGGTGGTCTTGCCCGTGCCGTTCGGACCGGTCACCAGGATCCGGCCCGAGGGACAGTCGAGGACCTCCCGGGGGAACTGCCCGACGTTCTCCACCCCCGCGCCGGCCAGACACCACCGGTCGGACCACCGGGCAGGGATACTCAACCGGCTCATGGCGTCTCCGTTCCTGATACGGCACTGTTCAGGGAGTTAGCGGGCTGCGTGTCGTGAGCGATGACCGTCCAGCGCGCCGCCGCGGGGGACAGCCACCACCAGTCCTCATAGCTCGTGGCCACACGCAGCAGGTCGGCCTCTTCGAGCAGCGTCCGGATCTGACCGGCCAGTTGCTCGGGTCGCTGCCGGTACTCTCCCCGCCACCTCGTGTGCCGTACCGCCAGCTCACCCAGGCGGCGCACCACCGAGGAAGCGGCGGCGCCGTACCAGCCCTCGCCCGGTGCGTCCGCCCCGCCCCGCTCGCCCTCACCGGTCAGATAGTCGATGAGGAGCAGGGTGGCGTGCCGGACGGTGCCGCAGCCGCCCTGCTGGCGGTGAGGGAAACGGAACGATCCCAGCCCCCGGGCATCGCAGATCTCCTCGGGCATCACCAGCGCCGCGCCTTCCAGCCGGTGCTCCAGATGCAGTCCCAACGCCTGCGCCACCCCGGACCCTTCGCGGGCCAGAGCGGTGCTGAACCACTGCCGCTCCGCGTCGTCCAGGTCGCAGACGTGAACGACGGCCCGGTCGGCGAGCATGCCGCACACCCGAACCGCCTCGTCGTCGGGACGCACCAGCGAATTCAGCCAACCCTGTGGATCCTGGCCAGGGTCACAGGCCCACTGCCCCTCATCGTCCACCGGCACGTTGCGCGGCAACAGGTGCAGCAGACGGGCATGGTGGATCTGCAGCAGCACAGGCGGATCCTGCGCGCCGTCCATCAGCTCGTCGACGCGGCCCTCGAGTTCGCTCAGCACTCCGCGCTCACAGAGCATGCGCAGACCGGCCACCAGCGCACGCAACTCGGGCAGCGACTGCGTCACCGGGATCTCCGCCTCCGCCGCGGCCGCGCGCACGGCGCCCACCAGTTGCCCCAGTGGGACTTTGGGATGCAGGCCTTCCAGCACGGCGACCGTCAGCCAGAACCACACTCCCTGCGGGGCATCGCCGCCGGACATCAGCGCGACGGGTTCCACGGGGACGTGCACGCGCACCAGGTCGGGCTCGACGGTCAGCGCACAGCCCACTGCCTCCAGCAATGCCCGCACCGCCGCGGCATGTCGGTGCACCGCTTCGATGAGCTCGTCGTCGCGCCCACCCACCAGCCAGGTCTGCGCCCGAAGCCGTCGCACCAGCGCTGCGACAGCGTCCTGCTCGTCTTCGACCAACGGCCGGCCCGGCATCCCACCGAGGACACCCCTCACCGGGATGCCTCGACCAGGACATCCACAGGTGCCGGCGCGGCCCTGCGGCCCGCAGGGACTCTCCCTGCCATGACAGCAGCCGGGGAATGGAACAGCACCTTCCGTCCTCGCACCAGTACCGACCACCGCACTCCGTCCACGCGCCCCACCACTCCGGGAGCGGCCACGAGCGTGCACCCGACTCCCTGTGCCTGTCCGACGCGCCCCACCGTCACTTCCGGCGCCCGCACGGCGGCCA is a window of Streptomyces sp. NBC_01571 DNA encoding:
- a CDS encoding DUF2399 domain-containing protein, giving the protein MSPTASDRADCPAQLCHNGACRNADLATLLSPDVRWLWEQIALRADQRGDAAMDSRTITIIPPDASAQRAAVIGLLAPRPLAAGRTHRIDLQRFTQALRRRGPHLTPGAVAAHALGRPLADRVADKARLTARLTTLQHLRSRLARALPPAAPLRPEDTGWDILRRRGSLARLLQHPNPERLLTTAFAVLHQLPASARADRRLLAHAAAGNPHALDAGTELAALVLAEAAAARADAGASTSVREAWDRLGVDLDTFTGGLLTLGVHPTGWHIPPGQPNFLIPWVLHRAVWPAPRHSEDRWVFLTENPSVAAAALNGAPGTVRLLCTVGTPSRTELDAVARLAAAGWRIAVRADFDCAGLALVRAVLATVPQAVVWRMTADDYTASLHPAPFEPGVLDAHCLGETPWDPALAAAMRVSGRPAYEEALIEELLADLRRAYPPPVQRTAPMRPRGATGPR
- a CDS encoding SbcC/MukB-like Walker B domain-containing protein, with the protein product MSRLSIPARWSDRWCLAGAGVENVGQFPREVLDCPSGRILVTGPNGTGKTTLLEKLCPHLLDPTTVQHLSSGKNRSTTLESLMRYGSSGRRRVGYVWLSFRPPQAGPDTGTGIVHYGLRLDYAQGTSPSVTRAGFRMPLVPGSDVDDLSTLSIEAFTQYVTGHGGTVFDSLDGYVADLADRVFGCAPARLQQIARRIKKVRNPGLLADLTPLQAEQELHEVLPRVSPEVLRVTRQALAAAEATRARYVRAGKTSALLQDLSSAWLYACARTVLSETEDALAHTAVLLQAEGEIKDANAHAEASGRTRTELAALVDQLDVAERETASRAQALERDAASSDVARAREKAEASEARHQQSEALLDAHCSAAGAAATRLEVAVDGVREVVESVAHACAEAGAPGVVASPVRMRRVEQAPVTIGTRSFGPLTEITAETDPSSVEESVAALADAERRLRQRGKNASVLMLAHEAVEELQQDGKEARVRADSVAGSADRAITRHRAAHDDALAKVAALSEAVQAWTVSAQSAVRIPLFDLAAIGAQARAWREDAEFTAAVHEAAALGKRVSAGAAGAISRGRQRGEHYRQLAAVTRKDAALAAEQARLWASGKLPSLPGPAWLETADESDCFALAVDWRPGALPAGPARNAAEAAMAGAGLLSAQLSPRGLRGGEGWQVEPRGPELPVEDSLASILTPVPGHRLSNVAEAVLKHIAYAPTADGNETGTRPELLIGADGTYRCGPLLARPPHAVHGAPVAQHIGSEARHAAALRRVAELRRESERLELRAARLSRTAARFADYAELLKQLADRFPNEQSRDAMQAETIRAECAVSEQEARNHACAEDRLAQEKEAQARKALMQWRQQAAGYGLPDSLPLVREECEASGRRADLFDRAAQQMRGASNLLDDVRDAAQHAADTHDQAQLTGRAALDSFGQLCDARAALEACRQRSGMDELTLVQEAVAARQAHTDVRERLRRVRKELEEAASETAAAGQAQKEAARRLQESRPRAEASVAAVRHCLTLDGLAEALSATGGDDAADHGGVASWLKELRARLLSVPQPPAGIEACGDALRLHLAAAPDEDWHLGHGLALERMPSHRLSLAGRRMSPHAAAGMAAERRAEAERAYSQADENALENFILGQIPAAVGTAWVDLQDWVGEINEQMKLAAASSGVGVQISLVLRKDLPPSLATIHHLTCEKGDAERTPEEQRRIGQELLAVMRLGETGADTTEPRSQADRLAEAIDIRNWIKVQYKITRSGTTKQETWGARGVTVSKGESRLIVLAPMLAALAAEYRDLPPHAARLCALDEVPGDVDDQGRDGIAAYLESLDLDLMSTSHNWDGSPGAWDGIDIFELEKAPNDTVIAFPVRAYSPLLQQATGHPATSPAGTS
- a CDS encoding DUF2398 family protein translates to MPGRPLVEDEQDAVAALVRRLRAQTWLVGGRDDELIEAVHRHAAAVRALLEAVGCALTVEPDLVRVHVPVEPVALMSGGDAPQGVWFWLTVAVLEGLHPKVPLGQLVGAVRAAAAEAEIPVTQSLPELRALVAGLRMLCERGVLSELEGRVDELMDGAQDPPVLLQIHHARLLHLLPRNVPVDDEGQWACDPGQDPQGWLNSLVRPDDEAVRVCGMLADRAVVHVCDLDDAERQWFSTALAREGSGVAQALGLHLEHRLEGAALVMPEEICDARGLGSFRFPHRQQGGCGTVRHATLLLIDYLTGEGERGGADAPGEGWYGAAASSVVRRLGELAVRHTRWRGEYRQRPEQLAGQIRTLLEEADLLRVATSYEDWWWLSPAAARWTVIAHDTQPANSLNSAVSGTETP
- a CDS encoding IS3 family transposase yields the protein MVDDAFTGVEYELGVTAACRLTGRSRATHYRRLRPPSERKPRKPQVQPSSLTPEERAAVLELMNSGEYAELPPAQIWARELDAGRYHCSVSTMYRILREKGQSGDRRRQATHPAKTVPELVATGPSQVFTWDITKAAGPAKGVWYHAYVIIDIFSRYIVGHTVEAAESAVRAEELIRETIAGNGIVPETVHADRGTSMTSKKVSQLLIDLGVTRSHSRPKVSNDNPYSEAHFKTVKYMSDYPERFDSLAHAREWFDAFIAYYNHEHRHSGIGWHTPASVHFGTAEEVRDQRAVTLADAYARHPERFGRRPRPPRIPQQAWINDPAKRRDPAPQTS